A genomic region of Mycobacterium senriense contains the following coding sequences:
- a CDS encoding DUF302 domain-containing protein, whose amino-acid sequence MTSALSTTLHTSFEDAVDRTTKALADQGFGVLTTIDVKATLKQKLGEEMENYLILGACNPTLAHRALGIHRQIGQLLPCNVVVRSDPDGGADAVLVEAMDPQLMVQVTGEQTALQEVADQATAKLQAAIGALG is encoded by the coding sequence ATGACATCGGCATTGAGCACCACGCTGCACACCTCGTTCGAGGATGCTGTCGATCGGACCACAAAAGCGTTGGCGGATCAGGGTTTTGGCGTGCTGACCACGATCGACGTGAAGGCCACGCTGAAGCAGAAGCTCGGCGAGGAGATGGAGAACTATCTCATCCTGGGTGCCTGCAACCCGACCCTCGCGCATCGCGCGCTGGGCATCCACCGACAGATCGGCCAGTTATTGCCGTGCAACGTGGTGGTGCGGTCCGATCCCGACGGCGGTGCCGATGCGGTTCTGGTCGAGGCGATGGACCCCCAACTCATGGTCCAGGTGACCGGCGAGCAGACCGCGCTACAGGAGGTCGCCGACCAGGCAACCGCCAAGCTGCAAGCCGCTATCGGCGCACTCGGATAG
- a CDS encoding DsbA family protein yields MSPTETDRTAPTVTLWLDPVCPFSWNTARWLRAVAQATGLSIDWRLMSLAVLNEGRELPPAQQARMRDSRQIGRLMAAVMREHGAAGWTAAYFAFGERYFDRSEPVSADLVAQVLMAAGARGATAAAVSDASFDDLIRTQHEAGQQALGETGGSPILRIGEHTLFGPVLTALPDAHAATAVFDAVATLAATPQFAQLQRPRTAA; encoded by the coding sequence ATGTCCCCCACCGAAACTGATCGCACCGCACCGACGGTGACGCTGTGGCTCGACCCGGTGTGTCCGTTCTCATGGAACACCGCACGGTGGCTGCGCGCCGTCGCCCAGGCGACAGGGTTGTCGATCGATTGGCGCCTGATGAGCCTGGCGGTTCTCAACGAGGGGCGCGAACTCCCACCCGCGCAGCAGGCCCGCATGCGTGATTCGCGGCAGATCGGCCGCCTGATGGCTGCCGTCATGCGCGAGCATGGCGCCGCGGGATGGACCGCGGCGTATTTCGCCTTCGGCGAGCGATACTTCGACCGCTCAGAACCTGTCAGCGCCGACCTCGTCGCGCAGGTCTTGATGGCGGCCGGGGCCCGTGGCGCCACGGCGGCGGCGGTTTCGGACGCATCTTTTGACGACCTCATCCGGACTCAACATGAGGCGGGCCAACAGGCGCTGGGTGAGACTGGGGGCAGCCCGATACTGCGGATCGGCGAACACACACTCTTCGGGCCGGTGCTGACCGCGCTGCCGGATGCGCACGCCGCGACCGCTGTGTTCGACGCGGTTGCCACGTTGGCCGCAACCCCGCAGTTCGCGCAGTTGCAACGGCCGCGCACGGCGGCCTAG
- a CDS encoding metal-sensitive transcriptional regulator — protein sequence MAIDGNGSGPRSAEVVKHEPGDVDAALTRLRRAHGQLGGVISMIEQGRSCKDVITQLAAVSKALDRAGFKIIASGLRDCVTRSDDQPAVSIDELEKLFLSLA from the coding sequence ATGGCAATTGATGGCAACGGAAGCGGACCGCGCAGTGCAGAAGTTGTGAAGCACGAGCCCGGCGACGTCGATGCCGCCCTCACCCGGTTACGGCGGGCGCACGGTCAGCTCGGGGGTGTCATCTCGATGATCGAGCAGGGCCGCAGCTGCAAGGACGTCATCACCCAGTTGGCTGCGGTGTCGAAGGCCCTGGATCGCGCCGGGTTCAAGATCATCGCCTCGGGTTTGCGTGACTGCGTCACGCGATCAGACGATCAGCCGGCCGTTTCCATCGATGAGCTGGAGAAGCTGTTTTTGAGCCTGGCCTGA
- a CDS encoding metallophosphoesterase family protein: MRLLLIADTHIPKRARDLPAAVWNEVVEADVVVHAGDWIAPDFLEALESRAARVVGCWGNNDGPALRARLPERADVTLAGVRFTVVHETGAATGRDARMSRLYPDSHVLVFGHSHIPWDTTTATGLRLLNPGSPTDRRRQPFCTYMTARVVDRALTDVELHRLPR; encoded by the coding sequence GTGAGGCTGCTGCTGATTGCCGATACCCATATCCCCAAACGGGCCCGCGACCTGCCCGCGGCGGTCTGGAATGAAGTGGTCGAGGCCGACGTCGTCGTGCACGCCGGCGACTGGATAGCACCGGATTTCCTCGAGGCGCTCGAAAGCCGGGCGGCCCGGGTCGTGGGCTGCTGGGGAAACAACGACGGCCCGGCCTTGCGGGCACGGCTGCCCGAACGCGCGGACGTGACGCTGGCGGGGGTGCGATTCACCGTCGTGCACGAGACCGGCGCCGCGACCGGACGCGACGCGCGGATGTCGCGGCTCTACCCCGACAGCCACGTGTTGGTGTTCGGGCACAGCCACATCCCGTGGGACACCACCACCGCGACCGGATTGCGCTTGCTCAATCCCGGATCGCCGACGGATCGCCGCCGCCAACCGTTCTGCACCTACATGACCGCCCGCGTCGTCGACCGCGCGCTGACTGACGTCGAGCTGCATCGTCTGCCCAGGTAG